In one Diabrotica virgifera virgifera chromosome 5, PGI_DIABVI_V3a genomic region, the following are encoded:
- the LOC126885186 gene encoding uncharacterized protein LOC126885186, whose protein sequence is MNKFLVTKDTFKKIRKFGLQGRTLEFKIRDVPQSEEPVGWVKKAIEGIVLKGTEGLEPTDQVGFTFCSKDFARGQGWMRFKPASEVTVDDIWNKISSIYQSNSTGLNTETFCLGITTVKLPAGKGGPRGRAYNSFNEECLKRRGTVVIKNKDNLCLPRALVVAKAHVDKDQEWKKVRQDVGKIQGQRAHQLIEAANVTIPVGGAGIPELQQFQGHLTDYKIVVYSYGSKGRDVMFCGNTNGPALNLLYHEGHFNVITSLTAAFCCRYYCEECHQPFNNKNDHRCGGTCFACRRSPACSKDCVKIPCDQCGRNFYGKACFNAHVGSVCDKIKRCKTCYKIYTKSHVCGEVFCKTCKKNCPSDHLCYIQPDSGLPPSSDFLFIFYDLETSQEKILADGSLLQEPNLCVFNQRCYKCLPEMKLVFCQSCGFRQKILRGLDVISLFMNHILQIRKKFKNVVVLAHNGGGFDHQFILNYILTKTDLTPDLIMRGTKLVSMAVGNVRFLDSLNYFPMALSALPKAFGLTELKKGYFPHLFNREENQSYVGPMPDLKFYDPDNLKDDARDKLIAWHAERVDEGYVFDFQKEIVEYCISDVEILTKACLTFRKQLMDTSNVCPFFEATTVASTCNKVFRRNFLQPNTIGLIPKGGYRFKDNQSKIALQWLLWEEKQRCIKIQHAARGPEALIGNCRVDGLYEKTVFEFQGCYYHGCPTCYPTDRTAPLHDDPSDCMENRHDKTIAKVKHLRSIGYEVVEMWECQFRKMLTAEIKAYTEGHPLMASLPLNPRDALYGGRTGNTVEYYKCKDGEKIKYVDVCSLYPWVCKYGKFPIGHPKKIYIGQECTAVDITELSGLIKCKVLPPTNLYHPVLPTKMNSKCMFVLCRKCGEDFAEEECEHSNDERALTGTWVIEEVVKALSKGYKILETYEIWSYDTLQLSKSQKGLFSDMMNKFIKVKQQASGWPRGCVSDEEKSRYIEEFLQREDVRLEFSDITENPGLRSLAKLMLNSFWGKFAQRENLPKTSIINKPGEFFAMLINPSIQVNTVIPVNEDTLVVTWEYVKEAYSMSSAVNVVLASYVTALARLKLYSYLEIIGSRAKYYDTDSSIYLSKAGLPDLPIGECIGDLTDELGGGYISEFVSGGPKNYAYKYTLPNGEEKICCKVKGICLNYEASKLVNFDTIKKMVLMKSDPVSVVTKQIQRTQDHCVITKTLEKKYRPNSAKRKFFEDFTSVPYGYKKLKI, encoded by the coding sequence ATGAACAAATTCTTAGTCACTAAAGATACATTTAAGAAAATTCGTAAATTTGGCCTCCAGGGACGAACTCTGGAATTTAAAATCAGGGATGTGCCGCAGAGTGAGGAACCTGTGGGATGGGTAAAAAAGGCCATCGAGGGGATTGTACTTAAGGGAACAGAAGGTTTGGAACCAACCGATCAGGTCGGTTTCACTTTTTGCTCGAAAGACTTTGCCAGAGGTCAGGGTTGGATGAGGTTCAAACCTGCCTCTGAAGTGACCGTTGATGATATATGGAATAAGATTAGTTCCATATATCAGAGTAATAGCACCGGCCTCAATACCGAGACATTTTGTTTGGGTATTACGACGGTAAAACTGCCCGCGGGAAAAGGTGGTCCGAGAGGAAGAGCTTATAACTCCTTTAACGAGGAGTGTTTGAAAAGGCGAGGAACTgttgttattaaaaacaaggATAATCTTTGTTTACCTCGTGCTCTTGTGGTTGCAAAAGCTCACGTAGATAAGGACCAAGAATGGAAGAAGGTACGTCAAGATGTTGGAAAAATACAAGGACAAAGAGCCCATCAACTGATTGAAGCCGCTAATGTAACAATTCCTGTCGGAGGGGCCGGAATACCCGAACTACAACAGTTTCAGGGACACCTCACAGATTACAAAATTGTGGTGTATAGTTATGGTAGCAAGGGTCGTGACGTTATGTTCTGTGGTAACACTAATGGTCCAGCGTTAAATCTTTTGTATCATGAAGGACACTTTAACGTGATCACTTCTTTGACAGCTGCTTTTTGCTGTCGATATTATTGTGAGGAGTGCCACCAGCCGTTTAACAACAAAAACGACCACAGATGTGGTGGTACATGTTTTGCTTGTCGTCGTTCACCAGCTTGTTCCAAAGATTGCGTGAAAATACCCTGCGATCAATGTGGTCGAAACTTCTACGGTAAGGCATGTTTCAATGCTCATGTTGGTTCGGTATGCGATAAAATCAAAAGGTGTAAGACCTGTTACAAGATCTACACCAAAAGTCATGTCTGTGGTGAGGTCTTCTGTAAAACTTGTAAGAAAAATTGTCCGTCAGATCATCTTTGTTACATACAGCCCGATTCTGGTCTTCCTCCATCAAGcgattttctatttatattttatgatTTGGAAACTAGTCAGGAAAAGATATTGGCTGATGGTTCGCTTCTTCAAGAACCAAATCTCTGTGTATTTAATCAACGTTGTTACAAATGTCTCCCTGAGATGAAATTAGTTTTCTGTCAATCTTGTGGATTTCGCCAAAAGATTTTGAGGGGTCTTGACGTAATAAGTCTTTTTATGAATCATATTTtgcaaattagaaaaaaattcaagaatGTTGTCGTGTTAGCTCACAATGGAGGAGGCTTCGACCatcaatttattttaaattatattttaacaaAGACTGATTTAACCCCTGATCTCATTATGCGTGGTACGAAACTAGTGTCAATGGCTGTTGGTAACGTTCGTTTTCTCGATAGTCTTAATTACTTTCCAATGGCGTTGTCTGCTCTACCTAAAGCTTTTGGGTTGACAGAGTTGAAAAAGGGATATTTTCCACATTTGTTTAACAGAGAGGAAAATCAATCTTATGTTGGACCTATGCCTGATCTTAAATTTTACGATCCCGATAATTTAAAAGATGATGCACGTGACAAGCTGATCGCGTGGCACGCTGAAAGAGTAGATGAGGGATACGTTTTTGATTTTCAAAAGGAAATTGTTGAATATTGTATTAGTGATGTTGAGATTTTGACTAAGGCTTGTCTCACTTTCAGAAAACAGTTGATGGATACTTCAAATGTCTGTCCGTTTTTCGAGGCAACAACTGTTGCATCGACTTGCAACAAGGTATTCAGGCGTAATTTCTTACAACCAAACACAATAGGCCTTATTCCAAAAGGTGGCTATCGATTCAAAGATAATCAGTCGAAAATAGCTTTGCAGTGGTTATTGTGGGAAGAGAAGCAACGCTGTATTAAAATTCAGCATGCCGCCAGGGGACCTGAAGCTCTTATTGGAAATTGTAGGGTGGACGGTCTTTACGAAAAGACCGTCTTTGAATTTCAAGGTTGTTATTATCACGGTTGTCCTACTTGTTACCCTACAGATAGAACTGCACCCCTTCATGACGATCCTTCAGATTGTATGGAAAATCGTCATGATAAAACAATTGCTAAAGTTAAGCATCTCAGATCAATAGGATATGAGGTGGTTGAAATGTGGGAATGTCAATTCCGTAAAATGCTGACGGCCGAGATAAAGGCATATACCGAGGGGCATCCTCTTATGGCTAGTTTACCTTTGAATCCTAGAGATGCTTTATATGGTGGTCGTACAGGCAATACTGTAGAGTATTACAAGTGTAAAGatggtgaaaaaattaaatacgtTGATGTTTGTTCGCTTTATCCGTGGGTATGCAAGTACGGAAAGTTCCCAATCGGACATccaaagaaaatatatattggACAGGAATGCACTGCTGTAGACATTACTGAGTTATCTGGATTAATAAAGTGTAAAGTGCTTCCTCCTACAAACCTCTATCATCCTGTTCTTCCTACCAAGATGAACAGTAAATGTATGTTCGTTTTATGCCGAAAGTGTGGAGAGGACTTTGCGGAAGAAGAGTGTGAGCATTCGAATGATGAACGGGCTCTAACAGGTACTTGGGTGATTGAGGAGGTAGTGAAAGCTTTATCAAAGGGTTATAAAATACTTGAGACCTATGAGATATGGTCCTATGATACTTTACAGTTATCGAAATCTCAGAAAGGTCTTTTTTCCGATATGATGAACAAATTTATCAAAGTGAAACAACAAGCTTCAGGGTGGCCGCGAGGATGTGTATCGGATGAGGAAAAGAGCCGGTACATCGAGGAGTTTCTTCAGAGGGAGGATGTCAGGCTGGAGTTTTCCGACATAACGGAGAACCCTGGTCTGAGGTCGTTGGCTAAGCTTATGCTCAATTCTTTCTGGGGTAAGTTCGCTCAGCGAGAGAACCTCCCTAAAACATCCATAATAAACAAGCCTGGAGAATTTTTTGCTATGTTGATTAATCCATCCATTCAGGTTAATACGGTGATCCCTGTAAATGAGGACACACTGGTTGTTACGTGGGAGTATGTGAAGGAGGCGTACTCAATGTCGTCAGCAGTTAATGTTGTTCTGGCATCATACGTTACGGCTCTGGCTCGTCTCAAATTGTACTCTTATCTGGAGATTATTGGGTCTCGGGCAAAATATTACGACACAGATTCGTCTATTTACCTTTCCAAGGCTGGCTTACCTGATCTCCCAATAGGTGAGTGTATAGGTGACTTAACTGATGAGTTGGGTGGGGGGTATATTTCAGAGTTCGTTTCTGGAGGGCCTAAAAATTACGCATATAAATACACTTTGCCTAACGGTGAAGAAAAAATTTGTTGTAAGGTTAAAGGTATTTGTCTAAATTATGAGGCATCTAAATTAGTTAATTTCGATACCATTAAGAAGATGGTACTTATGAAGTCTGACCCTGTTTCTGTGGTGACTAAACAAATACAAAGGACACAGGATCATTGTGTTATCACAAAAACCCTTGAAAAAAAATATAGACCAAACtcagcaaaaagaaaattttttgaagattttacatccGTACCTTATGgttataaaaaacttaaaatttaa